Proteins encoded in a region of the Enterococcus gilvus ATCC BAA-350 genome:
- a CDS encoding helix-turn-helix domain-containing protein, translated as MIDRGAILTYQKQQRVIFGNEDCLYIKPHPALQPYVSNYTLTFPTKTAISDHYTVIPHGCATMIFGIKGQELDSQLFGPATQAVRVGDQAAGFDQILIVEFQPAGLHAFLGFHQHELTDQLFPLELLHAKIQQGMRRLLEKAESMQELVMGVDQLFLKAISKPSPSEVTGLTRSIVHHRGNISLKQLSKEAFYSERHLTRLFNEYLGMSTKTFSRLVRINHTLRLLNDPSNGITKIHEATGYYDVSHFNREFKQITGNTPQGYRQKMSDFYSEIAKF; from the coding sequence ATGATCGATCGTGGAGCTATTTTAACGTATCAAAAGCAGCAACGAGTCATTTTTGGAAATGAAGATTGTCTGTATATTAAGCCTCACCCCGCCTTGCAGCCGTATGTCTCGAATTACACGCTGACATTTCCAACGAAAACCGCTATTTCTGATCACTATACAGTGATTCCACATGGGTGCGCGACCATGATTTTTGGAATAAAGGGACAAGAACTCGATAGCCAATTGTTTGGGCCGGCAACGCAAGCAGTTAGAGTTGGCGATCAAGCAGCAGGCTTTGATCAGATACTCATCGTGGAATTCCAGCCGGCGGGGCTGCATGCCTTTTTGGGCTTCCATCAGCATGAATTAACGGATCAGCTTTTTCCTTTGGAATTGTTGCATGCGAAAATACAACAGGGAATGCGGAGGTTGTTAGAAAAGGCGGAGAGTATGCAAGAGCTAGTAATGGGGGTTGACCAACTCTTCCTAAAGGCTATTTCAAAGCCTTCCCCATCAGAGGTGACTGGGTTGACCAGATCGATCGTTCACCACAGGGGGAATATTTCATTGAAGCAATTATCTAAAGAGGCTTTTTATAGTGAACGTCATTTGACACGCCTGTTCAACGAATACCTAGGAATGAGTACGAAAACGTTCTCCCGTTTAGTCCGCATCAATCACACGCTTCGTTTGTTGAATGATCCTTCCAATGGAATCACGAAAATCCATGAGGCGACCGGCTACTATGATGTTTCTCACTTCAACCGCGAGTTTAAGCAGATCACTGGTAATACGCCGCAAGGGTATCGACAAAAGATGTCCGATTTTTACAGTGAAATCGCTAAATTCTAA
- the gltX gene encoding glutamate--tRNA ligase → MKKEKVEVTGDVRVRYAPSPTGFLHLGNAQSALFNYLFAKHYNGTWVLRIEDTDLKRNVEHGEDSQMENLHWLGIDWDEGPDKPNTEFAPYHQTERVDIYRKYVQQLLDAGLAYKDYATEEELKELHDQQVAAKIAPHYDGRWYGATKEQIQQAEAEGRSYTIRLHLPSDHIYEWKDMIKGPVAFNSDNIGGDFIIEKSNGMATYNFAVVIDDYLMKISHVLRGDDHIANTPKQLAVYEALGLEPPVFGHITLIYSLDTKKKLSKRDKDTLQFISQYRKYGYLSEAVLNFIAFLGWSPVGEKELFTREELIEAYDVNRMSASPAYFDQKKLDWTNGEYIKKLSVDELTERIVSLVEDAETEVAEQLKALGIEKDLDFIKKIVDIYHTEAKTLMTFMEKILFIKTVEQVTFTYADLADFDKESIKQILTVLSTELEKESGAIDYSAIVATIQKETKQKGRNLYMPLNVIFTDSKSAPQITDILSVMPKETVQQLIDNAMAYLND, encoded by the coding sequence TTGAAAAAAGAAAAAGTAGAAGTTACCGGCGATGTACGCGTTCGATACGCACCAAGTCCGACAGGTTTCCTACATTTAGGAAATGCGCAGTCTGCGTTATTCAACTACCTGTTTGCCAAGCATTATAACGGAACCTGGGTCTTACGCATCGAAGATACTGACTTGAAGCGAAATGTGGAACACGGAGAAGACAGTCAGATGGAAAACCTTCATTGGTTGGGCATCGATTGGGATGAAGGTCCTGACAAGCCCAATACTGAATTCGCTCCGTATCATCAAACGGAACGAGTCGATATATACCGCAAATATGTTCAACAATTGCTAGATGCAGGTCTAGCCTATAAGGATTACGCGACTGAAGAGGAATTGAAAGAATTGCACGATCAGCAAGTGGCCGCTAAAATCGCGCCGCATTATGATGGCCGCTGGTATGGTGCAACAAAAGAACAAATCCAACAAGCGGAAGCAGAAGGACGCAGCTACACGATCCGTCTTCATTTGCCAAGCGATCACATTTACGAGTGGAAGGACATGATCAAAGGCCCAGTCGCATTTAATTCAGACAATATAGGCGGGGATTTCATTATCGAAAAGAGCAATGGCATGGCGACCTATAATTTCGCGGTAGTGATTGACGACTACTTAATGAAAATCAGCCATGTGCTGCGCGGCGACGACCACATCGCAAACACACCTAAACAATTAGCGGTATACGAAGCACTTGGGCTGGAACCTCCTGTTTTCGGTCATATCACGTTGATCTACAGTTTGGACACGAAGAAAAAATTGAGTAAGCGAGACAAGGACACACTGCAATTTATCAGTCAGTATCGGAAATACGGGTATTTGAGTGAAGCGGTGCTAAACTTTATCGCTTTTCTAGGCTGGTCGCCAGTGGGAGAAAAAGAATTGTTTACCCGTGAGGAATTGATCGAAGCCTATGATGTCAATCGGATGTCCGCTTCGCCAGCTTACTTTGATCAAAAGAAACTCGATTGGACAAATGGCGAATACATCAAAAAGCTCTCTGTCGATGAATTAACGGAACGAATCGTTTCGTTAGTCGAGGATGCTGAAACAGAAGTTGCAGAACAATTAAAGGCACTCGGTATCGAAAAGGATCTAGACTTTATTAAAAAAATAGTCGACATTTATCATACAGAAGCGAAAACCTTGATGACCTTCATGGAGAAAATTCTGTTTATCAAAACGGTGGAGCAAGTGACCTTTACGTATGCCGATTTGGCGGATTTTGACAAGGAAAGCATCAAGCAAATACTGACCGTTCTGTCGACAGAGCTAGAAAAAGAATCGGGTGCAATCGATTATTCAGCGATCGTAGCGACTATTCAAAAAGAAACCAAACAAAAAGGCCGGAACTTGTATATGCCATTGAACGTTATCTTCACCGATAGCAAATCCGCGCCGCAAATCACGGATATTCTGTCGGTGATGCCAAAAGAAACGGTTCAACAGTTAATCGATAATGCCATGGCCTACCTGAATGACTAA
- a CDS encoding Gfo/Idh/MocA family protein has translation MIRYGILSTAQVVPRFVAGVKESEDGIVTAIASRGIEKAQKMAQELAIPHAFGSYEELCQSSEVDIVYVAVYNKGHYEAAKLALLNNKHVLLEKPFTMTLAQAEELFALAEERGLFLMEAQKALFLPITDQVQQAIEEDKIGAVRWLDSVTAYPNIDHISWFRDLSAGGGVFRGAGTYPLEYMQHLLLAAPEDYKGTLTFPEGQSDAQAQVTLRFPNGVIGTIFLTVDLDLPKRMIIYGEKGRIIIPDFWKTDTAEIQYGTGLTETLHSEQASEFVFEVNHVNECLRQGRLESPIVTKALTLKTVAITESIYKNDEK, from the coding sequence ATGATTCGTTATGGTATTTTGAGTACCGCTCAAGTGGTTCCTCGGTTTGTGGCAGGCGTAAAGGAAAGCGAAGACGGCATCGTCACCGCGATCGCTTCACGAGGCATTGAAAAGGCGCAAAAAATGGCACAGGAATTGGCGATTCCACATGCGTTTGGAAGCTATGAAGAATTGTGTCAAAGTTCAGAGGTCGATATCGTGTACGTGGCGGTCTATAACAAAGGGCATTATGAAGCGGCAAAGCTGGCGTTGTTAAACAATAAACATGTGCTGCTGGAAAAACCTTTTACGATGACATTGGCGCAAGCAGAGGAATTGTTTGCATTGGCGGAAGAGCGCGGGCTGTTTTTGATGGAAGCACAAAAAGCGTTGTTCCTGCCGATCACGGATCAGGTCCAGCAGGCGATCGAAGAGGACAAAATCGGCGCGGTCCGGTGGCTGGATTCTGTCACAGCGTACCCGAACATCGACCACATCTCGTGGTTCCGTGATTTAAGCGCGGGCGGCGGGGTATTTCGCGGTGCGGGGACCTATCCATTAGAATATATGCAGCATCTGCTGCTGGCGGCACCTGAGGACTATAAGGGCACGCTGACATTTCCTGAAGGGCAATCCGATGCGCAGGCGCAAGTTACGCTGCGTTTTCCAAATGGGGTCATCGGGACGATCTTTTTAACGGTTGATCTGGATTTGCCGAAACGAATGATTATTTACGGAGAAAAAGGGAGAATCATTATCCCTGATTTTTGGAAGACGGACACGGCTGAGATCCAGTATGGCACGGGACTGACAGAAACACTTCATAGTGAACAAGCGAGTGAATTTGTCTTTGAAGTGAATCATGTCAATGAATGTCTGCGACAAGGACGGTTGGAAAGTCCGATCGTCACCAAGGCATTGACGTTGAAAACAGTGGCGATCACAGAATCAATTTATAAGAACGACGAAAAATGA
- a CDS encoding TVP38/TMEM64 family protein has product MTQHSRPRAPWQQKVIQFLPVVGLAAFIILLIYIRRSGMFSSIADLQQFIKNFGSFAITAFIVVQAIQPIIPFIPGGVATIVGMLMFGNIPGIFYSYIGLVIGEVGLFLLARRFGPKFARLVLSEKNYAKFEATLQDHTQDIKRLLIVCFIFPFLPDDLICLVAGMTELPFRDYLRIVLLFKLWSVASYGYVCLFVLDKTFAKF; this is encoded by the coding sequence ATGACTCAACATTCACGTCCCCGCGCGCCTTGGCAGCAGAAAGTGATTCAATTCTTGCCTGTTGTCGGGTTAGCAGCGTTTATTATTCTTTTGATTTATATCAGACGCTCCGGCATGTTCAGCTCGATTGCTGATTTGCAGCAGTTTATTAAAAACTTTGGGAGTTTTGCGATCACAGCATTTATTGTTGTGCAGGCGATCCAGCCGATCATTCCCTTCATTCCAGGAGGGGTCGCGACGATCGTCGGAATGCTGATGTTCGGGAATATCCCGGGGATCTTTTACAGTTACATTGGGCTGGTTATCGGAGAAGTGGGGCTGTTTTTACTCGCTCGTCGTTTCGGCCCGAAGTTTGCTCGGTTGGTGTTGTCTGAAAAAAATTACGCTAAATTTGAAGCAACATTGCAGGATCACACGCAGGATATCAAACGGTTGCTGATCGTTTGTTTTATCTTTCCATTTCTGCCCGATGATTTGATTTGTCTAGTCGCAGGGATGACAGAATTGCCCTTTAGAGACTATTTGCGGATCGTCTTGCTCTTTAAATTATGGTCAGTGGCCTCTTATGGCTATGTTTGTCTCTTTGTTTTAGACAAAACCTTTGCAAAATTTTAG
- a CDS encoding alpha/beta hydrolase fold domain-containing protein, with translation MRYSAKFVKNVFKVINMKKLVGINMVAPPKRRGLISRQLSQTDIPQKDSTIDGHQLITLFPSHPTKRHVFYLHGGGYALEASPFHKEIQERFVKRYNLKVSYFDYPLAPENTAEKTVPLTEKAFKKLTYLYPDDSFFLFGDSAGGGLAMSLAQHLRNIDLPKRPKKMALASPWLDASLSDPRSDELQEKDVLLEKDLLAEAGENYAGELPLTDPMVSPIFGNFDDLGELLVVAGTDEILYPDVLRLQDRIKRSEGTTMRLEVVEGMMHDFVVYPLKESLPYVDQIGEFYQ, from the coding sequence ATGCGCTACTCAGCGAAATTCGTAAAAAATGTGTTTAAAGTGATCAACATGAAAAAGTTAGTAGGGATCAATATGGTGGCGCCACCGAAGCGGCGCGGCTTGATCAGTCGTCAATTGTCCCAAACGGATATTCCGCAAAAAGACTCGACGATCGATGGGCATCAATTGATCACGTTGTTTCCTAGCCACCCGACAAAACGGCACGTCTTTTATCTGCATGGAGGCGGGTATGCGTTGGAAGCCTCACCTTTCCATAAAGAGATCCAAGAGCGTTTTGTGAAACGCTATAATTTAAAAGTAAGTTATTTTGATTACCCGTTGGCGCCTGAAAACACCGCAGAAAAAACGGTGCCGCTGACGGAAAAGGCCTTTAAAAAATTAACGTATTTATACCCAGACGATTCTTTCTTCCTATTTGGTGATTCTGCCGGGGGCGGATTGGCGATGAGTTTGGCGCAGCATTTGCGCAATATCGATTTGCCGAAGCGGCCGAAAAAAATGGCCTTGGCTTCTCCGTGGCTGGATGCGTCACTTAGTGATCCTCGCTCAGATGAATTGCAGGAAAAAGATGTGTTGCTGGAAAAAGATTTATTGGCAGAAGCTGGTGAGAATTATGCGGGCGAATTGCCGTTGACTGATCCAATGGTATCACCGATTTTTGGGAATTTTGATGATTTAGGCGAATTGCTCGTCGTCGCCGGTACGGATGAGATTCTGTATCCAGATGTTTTGCGTTTGCAAGATCGAATCAAGCGTAGTGAAGGCACAACGATGCGGCTGGAAGTCGTGGAGGGCATGATGCATGATTTTGTCGTTTATCCATTAAAGGAATCGCTCCCGTACGTGGACCAAATCGGAGAATTTTACCAATAG
- a CDS encoding acyltransferase family protein: protein MSTITKPNREYLYDNIRGILILLVVLGHALEYFRLDNKVGEFIYVFIYLFHMPVFIFISGYFSKNLAKGRSTAVETFLVPYLLLNMVLSLIMLALGKINEFMILSPGWTLWYLYCMFIWRLLLPDLVKVRRILILSFIVGIFSGFLSEFGTYMAMARTLGFLPYFLAGYFMDRSLLERAHRIRWRKYISIGIILAGLGIAFFWVQTDLPPEILWRDRSFLLFKLPLYQNILNNVLLYLVGFAFVFVFLSLAAPRPHFFTSWGQKTLTIYLLHVYLVAPLVEFTQYVKDPLLHLILLVAGTLLILYVLSRPKVTTTLQQTIARILHFIMPNKPDKNGDSS, encoded by the coding sequence GTGTCCACAATCACAAAGCCGAATCGCGAATACCTTTATGATAATATTCGCGGCATATTGATTTTACTCGTGGTCTTGGGACACGCGTTAGAATATTTTCGTTTAGATAACAAGGTTGGTGAATTTATTTACGTCTTCATCTACCTGTTCCATATGCCTGTTTTTATTTTTATTTCTGGTTATTTCTCTAAAAATTTAGCCAAAGGGCGTTCGACAGCCGTCGAGACATTTCTCGTCCCTTATCTTCTATTGAATATGGTCCTGTCGCTGATCATGCTGGCCCTTGGTAAAATCAACGAATTCATGATCTTGAGCCCCGGTTGGACTCTATGGTACTTATATTGTATGTTCATCTGGCGCCTATTGCTACCAGACCTCGTAAAAGTTCGACGAATCTTAATTTTAAGTTTTATTGTTGGTATTTTCTCTGGCTTTTTAAGTGAATTCGGCACGTATATGGCGATGGCACGAACCCTTGGCTTTCTGCCCTACTTCTTGGCAGGTTATTTCATGGATCGCTCCTTATTGGAAAGGGCACACCGTATCCGTTGGCGTAAGTATATCAGCATCGGCATCATTTTAGCTGGACTAGGGATCGCCTTCTTTTGGGTACAGACTGATCTGCCTCCTGAAATATTATGGCGCGACCGCTCCTTCTTACTATTTAAGCTGCCGCTTTACCAAAATATTTTGAATAACGTGCTGCTCTACTTAGTCGGCTTTGCGTTTGTGTTCGTCTTTTTGAGCCTTGCCGCACCACGGCCCCATTTCTTCACATCGTGGGGACAAAAAACATTAACGATTTATTTACTGCATGTCTATCTGGTGGCACCCCTTGTGGAATTCACACAATACGTGAAAGACCCGCTGCTGCACCTGATCTTATTGGTCGCCGGAACACTCTTGATCCTCTATGTCCTCTCTCGACCAAAAGTAACGACGACACTGCAGCAAACGATCGCACGTATTTTGCATTTTATCATGCCCAATAAACCAGATAAAAACGGCGACTCGTCCTGA